The sequence caagaataatccaggaatggatcattggacagcggtcaaaaaatgtccttggagtaaataaaggacatgtttctcgattatggaggttataaagagttcgacataaagggttacgtcgatgcaagctttaacacccatccgaatgactctgagtagcaaactggatacgtatagtggagcaaccatttggaatagctccaagtggagcgcggAAGCAgaatttacaatatgacatagaaaattgtgaagtacatacggatctgaatgttgcagacccgttgactaaaacctctctcacaagcaaaacatgatcaaaccccagaactcattgagacttaatcacatggtgatgtgaactagtttagtgacactagtaaactctttggatgttggtcacatggcgatgtgacctatcagtgttaatcacatagcgatgtgaactagattattgactctagtgcaagtgggagactgttggaaatatgccctagaggcaataataaattagttattattatatttccttgttcatgataatcgtttattatccatgctataattgtattgataggaaactcagatacatgtgtgggtacatagacaacaccatgtccctagtaagcctctagttgactagctcattgatcaatagatggttacggtttcctgaccatggacattggatgtcattgataacgggatcacatcattggaagaatgatgtgatggacaagacccaatcctaagcctagcacagatcgtgtagttcgtatgctaaagcttttctaatgtcaagtatcatttccttagaccatgagattgtgcaactcccggataccgtaggaatgctttgggtgtaccaaacatcacaacgtaattgggtggctataaaggtacactacaggtatctccgcaagtgtctgttgggttggcatgaatcgagactgggatttgtcactccgtgtaacggagaggtatctctgggcccactcggtaggacatcatcataatgtgcacaatgtgaccaaggggttgatcacgggatgatgtgttacggaacgagtaaagagacttgccggtaacgagattgaacaaggtatcggcataccgacgatcgaatctcgggcaagtacaataccgctagacaaagggaattgtatacgggattgcttgaatccttgacatcgtggttcatccgatgagatcatcgtggaacatgtgggaaccaacatgggtatccatatcccgctgttggttattggccagagagctatctcggtcatgtctgcatgattcccgaacccatagggtctacacacttaaggttcggtgacgctagagttgttatgggaattagtgtgcagttaccgaatgttgttcggagtcccggatgagatcccggacgtcacaggagttccggaatggtccagaggtaaagatttatatatgggaagtcctattttggccaccagaaaatgttcgggatttttcggtattgtatcgggaaggttctagaaggttccggagtggggcccacctgcatggggggacccacatgaacgtgggtagtgggggcaaggccccacacccctggtcaaggcgcaccaagatccccccttagaaggaataagatcatatcccgtagggataagatcaagatccctaaaaaagggggataagaatcggtggggaaggaaatgatgggatttctttcctcccacctttgccaacaccccaatggacttggagggaaagaaaccagccccctccacccctatatatagtggggaggcgcatgggagcttcaccattgcccctggcgcagccctcttcctccccaacacctcctccgtagtagtagtgcttggggaagccctgccgaagaactgcaagctccaccaccacgccgtcgtgctgccggagctctccctgaacttctcctctccccttgctggatcaagaaggaggagacgtccccgagctgtacgtgtgttgaacgcggaggtgccgtccgtttggcactaggatctccggtgatttggatcacgatgagtacgactccttcaaccccgttctcttgaatgcttccgcttagcgatctacaagggtatgtagatgcactctctgactcccctctctcttgttgctagaatctccatagattgatcttggtgatgcgtagaaaattttgaatttctgctacattccccaacaataatCTCCATAGAAACAACTTTAGTTTTGATGGAACCTTGATGTGCCACAGCGCCTACCAATCTCGAGCTTTGTTTGAATAATTTGATTGGCCTCCGACTTGCTCCAATACAGTCGCACTTTGTAGTTTAAGCTTCAGCAGGAATCTGTATACCGAAGTTACAGAAAAAATTCCTCTTTCATCCTCTCCCCATGCCCAAAAGTCATCAACTCTCTTTGTGCACAAAGGTATTCTCAAGATAATTTCTGCATCCACCGGAAGAAAAACAGCACGAACCTTCTCTTCTGGCCAAGCAGCTGATGATGCATCAATTAGCTCAGAGACGAGTAGAGGTTTATCATTGACGAGGGCTGCAATCGGCTTCATCAGACCTGACCGAGGCAGCCAGTTCTGCTCCCAAATCCTCGTTTGTTCACCTGTCCCAATTCTCTTTATTAATCCTTTTGACAATGCTTCTCTTCCATCTAAAATTGCTCTCCAAATCTGTAAAGGATTCTTTCCAAGTTCAGCTTCAAGCAAGGATGTATTTGTGAAATACTTGGCTTTTAGAACCCTTGCACTCAGTGTCATGGGGTCTTGTAAGATGCGCCAAGCTTGTCTAGCCAGGAGAGACAGGTTAAAAAGTTCTAAATCCCGGAAGCCTAGGCCTCCCAAATTTTTTGGCATTGTGCAAACATCCCAAGATATCCAGCAAGGTTTTCTCTTCCCTCTCTTGCTCCCCCACCAGAATTGCCTAATCATTGATGTGACACTTTCACAAATGCCTCTTGGTAGCCTGAAACAAGACATCGAGTATACTGGAATAGCTTGGGCAACTGCTTTTATCAGAACTTCCTTACCCCCATAGGAAAGTAATTTCTCCATCCATCCTTTAATCGTTTCCCACACTCTATCCCTCAGATACTTGAAAGTGCCATTTCTCGAAAGTCCCACATTAGTAGGCATCCCTAGATACCTCTCAGTAAGCTGTTCATCATAAACCTGAAGGGTGTTCTTGATACTGTTCCTAACTGACTGAGGGCAGCCCTTGCTGAAAAAAAATGTGGACTTGTCATTGTTCACCCTTCGGCCTGATGCATTACAATAGGTATCAACCAGGTTTGATACAATACCAGCCCCTTCTGTACTTGCCTTGAATAGCAACAGGCTATCGTCCGCGAAGAGCAAATGGTTAACAACCGGGGCTGTCGGTGCCACTTGAACTCCAACAAAAGCTGACGACTGAGAAACGGATTTagtaggcacgaaaggccctccgctgctaTCAAGAAAAGATaaggggagattggatctccctgccGAATACCCCTCGTGGGTTGAAACTGTTCTAACTTCTCACCATTAAATAACACTGAGAAAGAGACTGATTTAATCATACTCATGACCACATTGATCCAAGACCGCGCAAAACCAAGCTTGATCATAATAGCCTCCAAATATGACCACTCGAGCCTGTCGtatgccttcatcatgtcaagCTTTAAAGCACAATGGCTGTTGCTTTTGGCATTGCTTCTGTTCATAAAATGAAGACACTCATACGCAGTAATTATGGTGTCAGTGATAAGCCTACCCGGGACAAAAGCTGACTGCTCTTCTGAAATAATATCCGGTAGGATTTGCTTCAATCTATTTGCAATCACCTTCGAAACAATCTTGTACAGAACATTGCATAAACTGATAGGGCGAAACTGAGCTAATAATGTTGGGATCATTACCTTAGGAATCAGTACTAGGAAAGTATCATTGATACACTCCGGACTTTCCTCACCTCTGATAATACGAAGGACTGCCTTTGTCACTTCCTCCCCACATACATCCCAATGCCGCTGATAAAAATGTGCCGGAAAGCCATCAGGTCCCGGAAATTTTGTGGGGAACATTTGATACAGGGCAGTTTTAACTTCTTCGTCTTTATATTCAGCACACAGAATTGAGTTCATGTCAGCCGTTACTTTCTTGGGAACATGATCAAGCACCGCCTCCATATTTGCCACGCCCTCTGATGTGTACAAATTCTTATAAAAATCTGTAACCATCATTTTCAATTCTGTCGGGTCGTCAACCATGAGCCCTAGAGAGTTCATCAAGGCTTTTATcatgttcttcctcctcctcatattAGCCCTCATATGGAAAAACTTTGTGTTTTTATCTCCTGCTTTGAGCCAGTTTATTCTTGATCGCTGTCGCCAAAGTAATTCTTCTCTGTGATAGAGTTCTACTAATCTTTCATTCAGTTTGAGTTATGCATGGCTTGGCCCTGTCCTGGCCGGGTCCTTTCTCATCTCCTCTATCTCCTTCTTCAGGCTTTTCATCTCCCGTCGGACTGAACCAAAGGTCCTCTTGTCCCACCTTTTTAAAATATTGGAAAGAGCGAACAATTTTTGTTTTATATCCTCCTCTCTCGAGCAAGGTTGAGAGGCTGACCAAGAAGACTCAACAGTCTCTTTCAGCTTATCATGTGATTCCCATGCTATTTCATAGCGAAAAATCGGACTTTGGACTCTCCTTCGCTCGTCGCCTGCATTCAGCTCAAGACGTATAGGATCATGATCAGAGGAGGCTGTTGTGAGGTGCGTCAGACTCGCTAATGGAAACTGGGAATTCCAGGAAGGTGAACCAAGAGCTCGATCCAGCCTTACCCTGGTGTACGTTCCCCCAGATACTTTTTTCTCAAAAGTCCAGAATCTGCCTTTAAAACCTATATCCACCAGCATACAAATATCCAGAGTGTCACAGAAACCTTTGATTTGTGCATTACTCCTTTCTCCAATGCCCTCATGCTCATCCGGGCGCAACACTTCGTTGAAGTCTCCAATACACACCCACGgtaagttgttcaaacttgaaatatttttcatagtgTCCCAGGTTTGGTAGCGCAGGTGTGTCTGAGCTTCCCCGTACACCACTGTCATCCTCCATGGATCAAACCCAGGATCTCTCACTTCACAATCCACGTGATACATAGAGTAACCAACAATATCAATTTTTATTGAATTATTCCAGAAGATTCCAATGCCACCAATTCTACCACTGCTACTCATTGCATAACAATTGTCAAAACCTATTGAACTAGCTAAAACTTCCACCCTACTCTTGTCCACTTGAGTTTCTACGATACAAAGTATGGTGGGAGTAAATTCCTTCACGAGCTCGCGAAGTTCGTGAATTGTCGAGGCTTTACCCGCGCCCCGACAATTCCAGCTAATAATACTCATTGCGCTCGGCGGTGCCCCACCTGGGAGCCCGCCGATAATGCATTTTTTGATCCATTTGCCGCAGCTTATGCCTCGCTCCCCCCGATCAGACCCATTCTTAAGCCGCTTGTTTGTCTTCCTTGGCGACACATACACCGGCGGTAGGGGAGGCACCCCCGCTGGCTGCTTATTTGTCGTGATCATGATGCCCCTCTGAGAATCCTCCTCCGAGTTTATGTGTACCACAGTCGCTGCAAGATCGGCCTGCGTATTATCTGCAGAAAGCCTTTTATTACTGGTATTGATCTCGTGAGCTTTCCCTTGCTTCTGTTCATTCTGCACTATATCTGCTTCTTGGTCCCGATTAGCGTCTGactctttccctttgccctttgcCTCCTCTGTGTTCCTGTCCGCAGCCATAGTCCCTGTAGGTGCCCCAAAGCCTTGCCCTTGAGATGGAGCAAAACCATGGCCAGTACCCCCTCGACCTCGTCCTCTTCCACCTCTGGTACCAAATCTTCCTCCCCTAGGCTGCGAATAGTCCACCTCCCGACGCTGGGCGATCATCCATCGGCCCCATTTTTTATCCTCCTCCTTCCATACTCCCTTTCCACATTCATCATAACTGTGTCCCATGTACCCACAAATCTGACAGAAGAATGGAATTTTCTCATATTTGACTATCAGCATACGTGTGCCTTCTCCTTCGATCGTCAGTGGCGTGAAACGAGTAAGAGGTTTGGCAGTCAAAACTTTTGCCCTCACCCAGACGTAGTCTCCCTCATAGTAGAGATTGGTACGGAGTTGAACCTCTTTGACTCTGCCAATCTTGCGGGCAAGCTGATCAACTACCCGTTCCTGTCGGTAGACTTCAGGAGCCTTATGGATTTGAGCCCACACATACAGACCATCTAGTTCCACCTTTTCAGGACCAGTCTTGCCATCATAATCTTCTATGATCACCCCAAGCCCCCTAAACAGCCAGGGATCTCCATGCACGACCTTCCTCCAATCTCCGAGACAGAACAATTGGAAAATAAACAAGTTCTCCCCAGCCTCCCGGTACTTTGGTGTCTTGGCCAAACCCCAGATGAACTTCATGTTTTCAAAGAATGCTGTAGAGCTGAACGGCCTGTCCGTGTTAACCCTAGCAATCGCCAACCATCCTGCCTCAGATTCGAGTTTCTTCGCTTCGGCCTTCCCGATCACTACTGGGTCCAATTCCTCGTCCAGGAGTTCCATACCTCTAAGCATCTCCTCCAGATTGATCTTAACTGACTGCCTCATCTTCGAGGAAGAGCCCTTCTCCGCCATGGCTGGGTCCTCGCTTGTATCTCCCCTCGTGGCCTCCTGGGAAGCCGCGATTCGGTATCGATCAGATGACAGCGATCCCACCGGCGGTCAGAAAATCGCCAGCGGCGCCGCCGCAGACCCTAATCGTGAGGGTAGGTGTCAGGTACAATCCAAATCAACTGAAAATGGAACAGGAAGTGAACAAAGCCCGGCCCAGTAAAATCCGTAGGTACCAAAACCAGCCCTACAGGCCCATCACCTGCCTGCCTACCCCCTCCCCTTCTCCGTCTCGTCTTTCTATCCAATCCCATCTCCTTCCCTCCCAGGGCGGTCTGCCTCGCCCGCGACCACCTCGCCGCCGCATCCCTCTCAACCGCCGCCGGCGTCGGAGATGCAGGCGACGGCCGCATCCTTCCTCGCCCGCCCCCTCCCGTGGCCCCGTCGGTGAGCACAGCCTTAAACCCCCTGACTCCTTGATCCAGGTCTCTTTCTTTTCTGGCGTTCTGACTAGGCCCCGTGCCTGTGATTCTGTTGGGTGCAGCATTGGCAGGAGCACGTATGGGGCGGTGGCGGTGCACGGAGGCGTCTCGCCGCTGCCACCGCGGCTGCGGGGGGTACGGTGCTCCATGAGCCTCTCTATCGGCGCCGGTTCGAGCGACATCGGAGACAACGGATTCAGCTACCGTAAGAGAGCTATTCAAACCCTAGCTCCCATGTGAATGTATTCGCTGATTTATTTTCGTAGGATAGGATTGGATACTGTAGGTATCTGCACAGAAAAAAAAAGAGGATGCCATGGTACTGTAGGTGGCCTTTGCGTCGCTGGTGCACGAGGCAAGGAATAATATGTGTGTGCTGTGCACAATCGAGTTGGCTTTCTGTTGATTAATAACCGGCAATGTTAATTGGTGGTAACCTTAGCATAAGTTGCATTGTGATCGCGAGGAAGTGTGGAGTTGCAACAATAGGCAAACGATGCAGATTTAGAGGAATGTTTATTGATTAGAAGCTTTTTACTACATAATTTAGAGAGGAGAGATTCATATGCATTATGGGGACAATTTAGAGTCACTGGGAAAGAATATCAGTGACGAACACAGAATGCAGTTGCTGGTTCAGTACTATATCTTTGTTATCTTGTGGATCGATCAAACTAATGGACCCATGTTTTTCTCGCAGTGTGCAGTTGGCTGAAATAGAAGTTAGTATTCTAGTAACAGAGAACTAAATGATTTGTTTCTATTTCATTGTTGACTTGCTGCCGTATACAACTATACATAATTGCATACTGTCACCAACCGCGGACTTGGGATTTATTACAATTTATGAAGTCCCGATAAACCTGTTTTATAATCATCATCAATAACAAAACTAAATACAGTCTGCAGCTCTGCTCGCAAGTAATATTTTCTTCTTGAATGTTGACATGAAAAGCAAATTTGTAGGTAGAAAACTTTCATCCGTTTAGCTGTTATAGCTTGTGTCGATTTGTATTTAGCTGTTTCCACAGTTCTTCTTGCAACTCTCAGTTGTTATTGTCATTGATAAGAATGCCCAGAGTCATATGCTCCATCCTTTGTGTTTATCTGAGGACCTTATGAGCAAAGTGTATGTGTATCTCTGCAGAGTATGCTCCGGTCTTCCGAAGATACCGTGAGCGGGATCCCTACAAGCTTCTTGGTGTTGACCGTGATGCATCTGAAGAAGAGATCAGAAGTGCAAAAGACTTCCTAGTTCAACAGTATGCTGGTCACGAAGCAAGTGAAGAAGCTATTGAAGGTGCTTATGAAAAGATAATAATGAAGAGCTACCAGCATAGGAAGAAAACGAAAATTAATCTGAAAACCAAGCTTTTAAAGCGAGTCGAGGAATCCCCGTCATGGGTAAAGGCATTTCTTGGATACTTTGAGGTGCCATCAATGGATATTATTTCCAAAAGATTGTTCTTTTTTGCTTTCATCGCTGGATGGAGCATAGCAACTTCTGCTGAGAATGGACCTGCATTCCAGGTATATGCTTTGATTATCCTGACCTTTGAAAGGTCTGTCTTTTCTTGTTTGATGACATGTTTCAGTCCTGTAGTTGCCTGTGGAGATTAACCTAAAAAAATGACACGTAACTTGTTGATTTCACAAAGGACCAAGTTGAGTGCCATTAAGTTCTAACCAATGACCAGCTATAAACTCACAATCCACAATGCTTGCCCTGTGCATCTGTCTACCCTTATTTCTGTATGACAGCTGAGAATTCAATAACAATGGGAATGCAAGGCCTGATAAGTCCTAGTCTTGGATATTTACTTATTAGAAGTTAGAAGAGCTTCCCAGCTTAGGGATCACTGTATTGACATGTAGTTTACCTTCTGCAGCTCGCAATATCACTCTTCTCGTGCATATACTTCCTTAATGACAAGATGAAGAACCTTCTGAGAGCATCAACTACTGGGTTAGCAAAATTTCTTCAGCCAATGCCTTGACTTTTTATCCATAGCATGTTTGCTCATGCACGTGTTCTTCCAGGTTTGGAGTACTTGTTGGTGGCTGGATTGTTGGTTCTATGTTGGTCCCTCTTATCCCAACATTTATCATCCCACCTACATGGTCGCTTGAGCTTCTTACCTCCTTggttgcatatgttttcttgtttcTGGGGAGCACTTACCTCAAATGAAGGAACATCAATCTTGTAACCGTAAATTGTAGTATTGTTTGGAAAATTTTGGCAGTTACTGAAATCTCTACAATTGCATGTACCGGCAATGTTGTTGAATCCTTCGTCCTTCGTTCAGCTCAGGGTAGAGACAACCGGCGAAGCCAGGTGCTTTGTTTACACCAGTTGTCCACTCATTTGTTTAATTAATTGTCCATATAGGGGGCTGTTCTTTGCCTCGCTGGTCCAAGTGAATCGCTGTATGGATCACCTGCTGAAGCTTAGGCACAGTACCAATTCAGATTGTTAACTCATACGGAATGTACTATTTACATATTGATATTGATGTGGAAATGATGTAGCGAAATCTTTGCATCTTACGTAATGCTGTTGCAACTTGCAAGAAGCATCAAACAATCACAAATGTTATGGCAAGTTGGGTACACCGTTTGGAATTTTGATGTTAGATTTCCTCCAGCATGGTTTCAAAACTGTTGGGTACACTGTTTGGAATTTTGAAAACATTATTTTGATAATATTGCGACATAACTCTTGACCTATTGATGAGTAAGCTAAGTATTTGTATACCCGCTAAGATGAAAAATAAGATGGGCATCATATGTTATAATTCTAGATAGGTACATCCCAAATTACTGCCTAAAGTTGATCTGGACTTGCTGCGGTTGCGCCCTATACCGAGGAGAGTGAAGCCCTGAGCTTGAGACGGGGAAGC comes from Triticum aestivum cultivar Chinese Spring chromosome 5B, IWGSC CS RefSeq v2.1, whole genome shotgun sequence and encodes:
- the LOC123111857 gene encoding protein CHAPERONE-LIKE PROTEIN OF POR1, chloroplastic — translated: MQATAASFLARPLPWPRRIGRSTYGAVAVHGGVSPLPPRLRGVRCSMSLSIGAGSSDIGDNGFSYQYAPVFRRYRERDPYKLLGVDRDASEEEIRSAKDFLVQQYAGHEASEEAIEGAYEKIIMKSYQHRKKTKINLKTKLLKRVEESPSWVKAFLGYFEVPSMDIISKRLFFFAFIAGWSIATSAENGPAFQLAISLFSCIYFLNDKMKNLLRASTTGFGVLVGGWIVGSMLVPLIPTFIIPPTWSLELLTSLVAYVFLFLGSTYLK